A section of the Acidobacteriota bacterium genome encodes:
- a CDS encoding zf-HC2 domain-containing protein — MNDFAGTTYGQDTEPHPLREQLLLYVDGELTEKEAGLVRAHLEACWKCRARSAALEETIAEFSRFDEATLTPHLPAPPNNWRGFNPHLRRLAAENGSPKLLSRLRGLLTMNFTALPLAAPLTAIVVTALLLLAAGVWLSRSQIWLPQVSAQELLQRATQSETAMLERVAEPVVYRKLQVRRSGASEAVAAPVIWESWKDAQRNQFRQRVADQQGLRFMRDNETPPPLIAELTTVLQANHFDRQRPLSAAAFAEWRKTIKTKAESVVASRDELKLTTIAREPHAENAIIEAALVVHKSDWHAVALKLKVQGVGEIREYELSETAYEVLPLQALNVFAEFAPLPVPSALPATAPTALPTRAAAIAVPSPAIPLPTEAELPSEAALKDAEVAALYALHQLQADLGEQLEVVRAADRQIIVRGLVEQAARKEQLTQALKHLPLVTARIQTVEEAVRQTQQNSPPAAATISTNEISVNAGSAAASVNPFQQKMAEHFGGRAGLSEAERQEINRQVAQLANAIETDASAAMAEAWALRRLAERFGQPTDANASAASPAARQRIDEMIGNHAARLKLRTRNLRARLEPLLVTLAGAAPAVSFNPAASSQAQIGWQAQIGTIFKTVEQVSRLTDQLLDGNEQSAAATRQAARQLLTELARLEQALPLAEQQRAR, encoded by the coding sequence ATGAATGACTTTGCTGGGACAACTTACGGACAGGACACTGAACCGCATCCGCTGCGCGAGCAGTTGCTGCTCTATGTGGACGGCGAATTGACCGAGAAGGAAGCGGGGCTGGTCAGAGCGCATCTGGAAGCCTGTTGGAAATGCCGCGCCCGCAGCGCCGCGCTGGAAGAGACCATCGCGGAGTTCAGCCGCTTCGATGAGGCAACGTTGACGCCGCACCTGCCTGCGCCACCGAATAACTGGCGCGGCTTCAATCCACACTTGCGCCGTTTAGCCGCGGAAAATGGCAGCCCTAAGTTGCTGTCACGCTTGCGCGGACTGTTGACGATGAACTTCACCGCGCTCCCGCTGGCTGCGCCTCTGACAGCGATAGTTGTGACAGCACTGCTCCTGCTGGCAGCAGGCGTCTGGTTGAGCCGCTCGCAAATTTGGCTTCCGCAAGTTTCCGCGCAGGAATTGTTGCAACGCGCCACGCAGTCAGAAACCGCTATGTTGGAGCGCGTCGCGGAGCCGGTGGTTTATCGCAAACTTCAGGTTCGACGTTCCGGCGCAAGTGAAGCAGTGGCAGCGCCGGTAATATGGGAAAGCTGGAAGGATGCGCAGCGCAATCAATTCCGGCAGCGTGTCGCCGATCAACAGGGGCTGCGGTTCATGCGCGACAATGAAACGCCACCGCCGCTCATCGCTGAGTTGACCACCGTCTTGCAGGCCAATCATTTCGATCGGCAACGCCCGCTGTCAGCAGCGGCCTTTGCCGAATGGCGCAAAACCATCAAGACCAAAGCCGAATCCGTTGTTGCGAGCCGAGATGAATTGAAGCTGACCACCATTGCGCGGGAGCCGCATGCCGAGAACGCGATCATCGAAGCCGCGTTGGTGGTTCACAAATCTGACTGGCATGCGGTTGCCTTGAAACTAAAAGTGCAGGGCGTGGGCGAAATCCGTGAATATGAATTGAGTGAGACGGCGTATGAAGTCTTGCCCTTGCAAGCGTTGAATGTGTTTGCCGAATTCGCGCCACTGCCTGTGCCTTCCGCCTTGCCGGCAACTGCGCCGACCGCTTTGCCAACACGCGCTGCCGCGATTGCTGTGCCGTCGCCTGCGATCCCCTTGCCTACGGAAGCTGAATTACCAAGCGAAGCCGCACTAAAAGATGCCGAAGTCGCGGCGTTGTATGCGCTGCATCAATTGCAGGCCGACCTCGGTGAACAGCTTGAAGTAGTGCGCGCGGCGGACAGGCAAATCATCGTGCGTGGTTTGGTTGAGCAGGCCGCGCGCAAAGAGCAACTGACGCAAGCGCTCAAGCACCTGCCGCTGGTCACGGCGCGAATTCAGACCGTTGAAGAAGCCGTCCGGCAGACACAGCAAAACAGCCCGCCTGCCGCAGCTACGATTTCAACCAATGAAATCAGTGTGAATGCCGGGTCGGCGGCGGCGAGCGTCAACCCTTTCCAGCAAAAAATGGCGGAGCATTTCGGCGGGCGCGCCGGATTGAGTGAAGCGGAGCGCCAGGAAATCAATCGCCAGGTCGCCCAGCTAGCCAACGCCATTGAAACGGACGCTTCGGCGGCAATGGCTGAAGCGTGGGCGCTGCGCCGTTTGGCGGAACGCTTCGGCCAGCCGACGGACGCCAATGCCAGCGCGGCCAGCCCGGCAGCGCGGCAACGCATTGACGAGATGATCGGGAACCACGCGGCGCGGCTGAAGCTGCGGACGCGCAATTTACGCGCCCGGCTGGAACCGCTGCTGGTCACGTTGGCGGGCGCAGCGCCTGCGGTCTCATTCAACCCCGCAGCCTCTAGCCAGGCGCAAATTGGCTGGCAGGCGCAAATTGGCACGATCTTCAAAACCGTCGAGCAGGTCAGCCGTCTGACCGATCAATTGCTGGACGGCAACGAGCAGTCGGCAGCCGCGACGCGCCAAGCAGCGCGTCAGTTGCTGACGGAACTAGCGCGGCTTGAGCAGGCGTTGCCGCTAGCAGAGCAACAACGCGCCAGATAA
- a CDS encoding phytanoyl-CoA dioxygenase family protein, producing MENSATFVPVPTPDPQDIHSQERDLRFHPSTTVHPRKLTSAQITKFNTDGFLTGITIFGAQEINEIRLSFDNLLAQYFAAGKDSYAISTAHMRHGKVYDLLTHPRIVAYVKDILGENVSAWGSHFFCKMPRDGKKVSWHQDATYWPLSPSKAITVWLAIDDANVENACVRFIPGSHHHGELTANMHENDESEVLYQSVAAAENFGEPFDNILQAGQISLHSDLLLHGSKANESDRRRCGLTLRYCTADVTAYLDWHAKGILVSGVDPRGHWANPPRPVED from the coding sequence ATGGAAAACTCTGCGACTTTTGTCCCTGTTCCTACGCCTGACCCACAAGACATTCATTCGCAAGAACGCGATTTGCGTTTTCATCCGAGCACAACTGTGCATCCGCGAAAGCTCACGTCTGCGCAAATCACCAAATTCAATACGGATGGATTTCTGACTGGTATTACGATTTTTGGCGCGCAGGAAATTAACGAAATTCGCTTATCCTTTGATAATTTGCTGGCGCAATATTTTGCGGCAGGAAAAGACAGCTATGCGATTTCGACGGCGCATATGCGGCACGGCAAGGTTTACGATTTGCTCACGCACCCGCGCATCGTGGCGTATGTCAAAGACATTTTGGGCGAAAATGTAAGCGCGTGGGGATCGCATTTTTTCTGCAAAATGCCACGCGACGGCAAAAAAGTTTCGTGGCATCAGGACGCTACCTATTGGCCTTTATCGCCGTCCAAAGCCATCACGGTTTGGCTGGCGATTGATGATGCCAATGTCGAAAACGCCTGCGTGCGTTTCATTCCCGGTTCGCATCATCACGGCGAATTGACGGCAAACATGCATGAAAACGACGAATCCGAAGTTCTCTATCAATCCGTAGCCGCCGCCGAAAATTTTGGTGAGCCCTTCGACAACATTCTGCAAGCGGGACAAATTTCGCTTCACTCAGATTTGCTTTTGCACGGCTCCAAAGCCAATGAATCTGATCGTCGCCGTTGCGGGTTGACGTTGCGTTATTGCACAGCGGATGTGACGGCATATTTAGATTGGCATGCGAAGGGAATTCTCGTCAGCGGCGTAGACCCGCGTGGGCATTGGGCAAATCCGCCGCGCCCGGTTGAGGATTAG
- a CDS encoding glycosyl hydrolase: MASQRSVTRIGLSILLAVVFVLAFMLMGLPVGFTQNGGTTTTAPLDKLHFREIGPATPSGRIDDFAVLESNPAVFYVASATGGLWKTVNQGTTFENVFVNETTSSIGDVAIAPNDANLVWIGSGENNNRQSSSWGDGVYKSTDGGKTWKNMGLRESKHIARVIVDPVDHDVVYVAALGSLWGAGGERGVYKTTDGGLTWNRVLTTDEHTGATELVMDPSNNKTLYAATYQRRRAPWGMNGGGTGSAIWKSSDAGRTWTKLTKGIPEGPLGRIGLDVYRKNANIVYARIEHAKESGTYRSDDAGASWTKMSATNPRPMYFSQIRIDPNNDQRIYVLGVSLHVSDDGGKTFRGDGANKIHVDFHAAWINPANSDHVMIGGDGGVGISYDKSKTYVWLRNLPVSQFYHIAFDNAVPFNVCGGLQDNNTWCGPSAVRSASGIGLDEWFVIQGGDGFQAQMDPNNPRILYGESQDGRMSRVDRVTNERTTIRPEPPDGEKPYRFNWDTPMVISPHNAATLFVAGNRLFKSTDRGHSWKAVSEDLTNNIDRETFELLGVKAKEIAIAKNDGVSSYGNLVTFNESPKKAGLYYTGSDDGVLSVSKDDGAHWENVTKKISGLAANTYVSRVAPSRFDEATVYATFDGHRGNDFNAYVYASKDYGQSWQSIAGDLPKGEVARTITEDHKNPDVLYLGTERGLYASFDRGKQWTRLKANLPTVPIYEITLHPRDNAMLLATHGRGVWILDDLAPLQQFAQARQAEAFVFAVSNATIMNPAGDRSREFEGDMTFLGENPARGATINYHLKAAAKAVALTIKDVSGKVVRELTGPALKDKNAAGLNSVLWDLRVEPLPAPRPQPGQGPGGGGGGGGGGGGFGGGGLTGPFVLPGQYSVTLKVDGKESGPQSFNVQGDPDITIAAAHRQAAFDAAMELHSMQKQFNTAAESVTALNERLRAIQAAVKDNKDAPAALKTKVEEYAKKFAPLATTFGLNQGDPLATGDFSAFARQLRARIGQLKGGIMAATARPTETQTRQIPEVRAALEKALTDANALIGEFNAVSKEAADSGVYPAAVKPIQR; the protein is encoded by the coding sequence ATGGCATCCCAACGCAGCGTCACCCGCATTGGCTTGAGCATTTTGCTGGCCGTGGTTTTTGTCTTGGCTTTTATGCTGATGGGGTTGCCCGTCGGCTTCACCCAGAACGGCGGCACGACGACAACCGCGCCGCTCGACAAACTGCACTTCCGTGAAATCGGCCCCGCGACGCCGTCGGGCCGCATTGATGATTTCGCCGTGCTCGAAAGCAATCCGGCGGTGTTTTATGTCGCGTCAGCGACGGGTGGTTTGTGGAAGACCGTCAATCAGGGCACGACGTTTGAGAACGTCTTTGTCAACGAAACGACCTCGTCCATCGGCGACGTAGCCATCGCACCCAACGACGCCAACCTCGTCTGGATCGGCAGCGGCGAGAATAACAACCGGCAAAGCTCTTCGTGGGGTGATGGCGTTTATAAATCCACCGACGGCGGCAAGACCTGGAAGAACATGGGGCTGCGCGAGAGCAAACATATCGCCCGCGTCATCGTTGACCCGGTGGATCACGATGTCGTGTATGTCGCGGCGCTTGGTTCGTTGTGGGGCGCGGGCGGCGAGCGCGGCGTTTACAAAACGACCGATGGCGGCCTGACATGGAATCGTGTACTGACAACGGATGAACACACCGGCGCGACCGAGTTGGTGATGGATCCGTCGAATAACAAGACGCTCTATGCCGCGACCTATCAGCGCCGCCGCGCGCCCTGGGGCATGAATGGCGGGGGCACGGGCAGCGCAATTTGGAAATCATCTGACGCCGGGCGCACGTGGACGAAACTGACTAAAGGCATCCCCGAAGGCCCGCTCGGCCGCATCGGGCTGGATGTTTATCGCAAAAACGCGAACATCGTTTACGCGCGCATCGAACACGCCAAAGAGAGCGGCACCTATCGCAGCGATGACGCGGGCGCTTCGTGGACGAAGATGAGCGCGACCAATCCGCGCCCGATGTATTTCAGCCAGATTCGCATTGACCCGAACAACGACCAGCGCATTTACGTGCTCGGCGTTTCGCTGCACGTTTCCGATGACGGCGGCAAGACATTCCGTGGCGATGGCGCGAACAAGATTCACGTAGACTTTCACGCCGCCTGGATCAATCCCGCCAACTCTGACCACGTGATGATCGGCGGCGATGGCGGCGTCGGCATTTCGTATGACAAGAGCAAGACGTATGTCTGGTTGCGCAACTTGCCCGTCAGCCAGTTCTATCACATCGCCTTTGACAACGCGGTGCCGTTCAATGTGTGCGGCGGTTTGCAGGACAACAACACTTGGTGCGGCCCGTCGGCAGTGCGCAGCGCCAGCGGCATCGGCCTCGATGAATGGTTCGTCATTCAAGGCGGCGACGGCTTTCAAGCGCAGATGGACCCGAACAACCCGCGCATCCTTTACGGCGAATCGCAGGACGGGCGCATGAGCCGCGTTGACCGCGTGACCAACGAACGCACCACCATTCGCCCCGAACCGCCTGATGGCGAGAAGCCCTATCGTTTTAATTGGGACACGCCGATGGTGATCTCGCCGCACAACGCCGCGACGCTCTTTGTGGCGGGCAATCGCTTGTTCAAATCAACCGACCGCGGCCATTCGTGGAAAGCCGTCAGCGAAGACCTGACCAACAACATTGACCGCGAAACTTTTGAACTGCTGGGCGTCAAAGCCAAAGAGATCGCCATCGCCAAGAACGACGGCGTTTCGTCGTATGGCAATCTGGTGACGTTTAACGAATCGCCGAAGAAAGCGGGCCTCTATTACACCGGCTCTGACGACGGCGTGCTGAGCGTGTCAAAAGACGATGGCGCGCATTGGGAAAACGTGACGAAAAAGATTTCGGGCTTGGCGGCGAATACTTATGTCTCACGCGTCGCGCCGTCGCGCTTTGACGAAGCGACGGTTTACGCCACCTTCGACGGCCATCGCGGCAACGATTTCAACGCCTATGTTTATGCGAGCAAGGATTACGGCCAATCGTGGCAGAGCATCGCGGGCGATCTGCCCAAAGGTGAAGTCGCGCGCACGATCACCGAAGACCACAAAAATCCCGACGTGCTTTACCTCGGCACCGAGCGCGGCCTCTATGCCAGCTTTGATCGCGGCAAACAGTGGACACGGCTCAAGGCCAATCTGCCGACCGTGCCGATTTATGAAATCACACTGCACCCGCGCGACAACGCAATGCTGCTCGCCACGCACGGACGCGGCGTCTGGATTCTCGATGACCTCGCGCCGCTGCAACAATTCGCCCAGGCGCGCCAGGCCGAGGCCTTCGTGTTTGCCGTCAGCAACGCGACGATCATGAATCCGGCCGGCGACCGCAGCCGCGAGTTTGAAGGCGATATGACTTTCCTCGGTGAAAACCCCGCGCGTGGCGCGACGATCAACTACCACTTGAAAGCAGCGGCCAAGGCTGTCGCCCTGACGATCAAAGATGTATCAGGCAAAGTCGTGCGCGAACTCACCGGCCCCGCGCTCAAAGACAAAAACGCCGCCGGCTTGAATTCCGTGCTCTGGGATTTGCGCGTAGAGCCATTGCCCGCGCCGCGTCCGCAACCCGGTCAAGGGCCAGGCGGTGGTGGCGGCGGTGGTGGTGGTGGTGGTGGTTTTGGCGGCGGCGGTTTGACCGGGCCGTTTGTGCTGCCCGGCCAATACAGCGTCACGCTGAAAGTGGATGGCAAAGAAAGCGGCCCGCAAAGCTTCAACGTGCAAGGCGACCCCGACATCACGATTGCCGCAGCGCATCGCCAAGCCGCCTTTGACGCCGCTATGGAATTGCACTCGATGCAAAAGCAATTCAACACTGCCGCCGAAAGCGTGACCGCGCTCAACGAACGGCTGCGCGCTATTCAGGCCGCCGTCAAAGACAACAAAGACGCGCCCGCCGCGCTCAAGACCAAAGTCGAAGAGTACGCCAAGAAATTCGCGCCGCTCGCCACGACCTTCGGTTTGAATCAAGGCGATCCGTTGGCGACCGGCGATTTTTCGGCCTTCGCACGGCAATTGCGCGCCCGCATCGGCCAGTTGAAAGGCGGCATCATGGCTGCGACCGCGCGCCCGACTGAAACGCAGACGCGCCAAATTCCCGAAGTCCGCGCCGCGCTGGAAAAAGCCCTCACCGACGCCAACGCGCTGATCGGCGAATTCAACGCGGTCAGCAAAGAGGCGGCGGACAGCGGCGTTTATCCGGCGGCGGTAAAGCCGATTCAACGCTAG
- a CDS encoding TonB-dependent receptor, whose amino-acid sequence MNHQQLIRLGCLSILLLAAAITASAQTAQVTGRVSDPTGAVVPGAQLTVTNINTGVNRESVSNGEGYFTIPLLPPGEYRIAVKKDGFKPVIQSGITLQVEQVLRLDYTLETGAVTETVSITTDAPLLERESGAKGQVIDNKEIVDLPLNGRNFADLALLTPGVVDLPEGLANSGSTSINGGRADGVNYQVDGMNNRNVRTGSPVSQPSVDAVQEFKVQTSAYAADFGTVGSGLINVVLKGGTNQLRGSLYDFVRNDMFDARNFFDTDKHKLRRNQFGGTIGGPVTLPARLFGPLAYRGQDRTFFFFSFEGLAERRGDTRLASVPTLAQRAGDFSSLLQGTTKIYLRDPALTGTCSATSQAACFPGNIIPAARFHPLALKVLNLVPLPNRAGANNFVSSPVIPADDRNYIIKLDQKIGQNGNLALNYVSGSSPGGDPFGASNLPGFGLKSNRRDKLAGIRFTQAFSPTFTNELRFAFSRAKDYTDWRRRDDPALLDAVNALSLSKDPIFAGLPRFNITGYDVIGHHQSYPAIIAVNGFQFFDSLTLVKDKHSLRTGAEVIRTQYFQYFPNNARGNLAFLGRVTGSTATPVPFADFLLGLPDNTSRLLDPRMNYLFNTTYGFFIQDDYKVAPRLTLNLGLRYDLLLPQTEKYNILSNFIPEQNRIVQSGDKAFPKALIKTDKTNFAPRFGFAWQPLNSSKLVVRGGYGIFYTNSAQNGIRILLANNFPFSNSQNFQRSTTNPLAFTLSDPFPASSSGVIATTIPTGIAFDTPTAYMQNYNLAIEREVWQQTAVELAYVGSRGLHLSRKYDINQQIRRSPTDIVRPFPQYSGAIQYVSYGGSSNYHSLQATLRRNFRSGVGFRANFVWSKSIDDTSGLTGTGSEGGAQDSRNLGLERGLSSFNRPRAFTLDFSYLLPFGKGKKHFTEGLVNTLIGGWQFNGIVRMYDGQPFTPGVASFNFATGGASRPDQLGSGKLDNPTVEKWFKVEDFVPVPTGSFRFGTAGRNVLSGPARKQVDLSLMKNFALSERQKVQFRFEVFNAPNIANFFLPVANVDVANAATISRARAGREIQLALKYIF is encoded by the coding sequence ATGAACCACCAACAACTAATTCGTTTGGGCTGCCTCAGCATTTTGCTGCTGGCCGCCGCCATTACAGCTTCCGCGCAAACCGCGCAGGTCACGGGGCGCGTGAGCGATCCGACGGGCGCGGTCGTTCCCGGCGCGCAACTGACGGTCACGAACATCAATACCGGGGTGAACCGTGAATCGGTCTCCAATGGCGAAGGCTATTTCACGATTCCTTTATTGCCGCCGGGCGAGTATCGGATTGCGGTGAAAAAAGATGGCTTCAAACCGGTCATTCAATCCGGCATCACGTTGCAGGTCGAACAGGTGCTGCGGCTAGATTACACGCTCGAAACCGGCGCGGTCACGGAAACGGTGAGTATCACCACTGATGCGCCGCTGCTCGAACGCGAATCGGGCGCGAAAGGACAGGTCATTGACAACAAAGAGATCGTTGACCTGCCGCTCAACGGACGCAATTTTGCCGACCTCGCGTTGCTGACGCCGGGAGTCGTGGATCTGCCGGAAGGCCTCGCCAACAGTGGCAGCACTTCGATCAACGGCGGACGCGCGGACGGCGTGAATTATCAGGTGGACGGCATGAACAATCGCAACGTTCGCACAGGCAGCCCGGTTTCACAGCCTTCGGTGGACGCGGTGCAGGAATTCAAAGTGCAGACCAGCGCCTACGCCGCCGATTTCGGCACGGTCGGTTCCGGCCTCATCAACGTGGTGCTCAAAGGCGGCACCAATCAGTTGCGCGGCTCGCTTTATGATTTCGTGCGCAATGATATGTTCGATGCGCGCAACTTTTTCGACACCGACAAACACAAGCTGCGCCGTAACCAGTTCGGCGGCACCATCGGCGGCCCCGTCACCTTGCCCGCGCGGCTCTTTGGCCCGCTGGCGTATCGCGGTCAGGATCGCACCTTCTTTTTCTTTTCTTTTGAAGGCTTGGCCGAACGGCGCGGCGATACGCGCCTGGCCAGCGTGCCGACGCTCGCGCAGCGCGCCGGAGATTTCTCTTCCTTGTTGCAAGGCACCACGAAAATTTACCTGCGCGATCCGGCCCTCACGGGGACGTGTAGCGCCACCAGTCAAGCCGCCTGTTTTCCGGGCAATATCATTCCGGCGGCGCGCTTTCATCCGCTGGCGCTGAAGGTGCTGAATTTGGTGCCGCTGCCCAATCGCGCGGGCGCCAACAACTTCGTGAGTTCGCCGGTCATTCCAGCAGATGATCGGAACTACATCATCAAGCTGGATCAAAAGATCGGCCAGAACGGCAATCTGGCGCTCAATTATGTCAGCGGCAGCAGCCCCGGCGGCGATCCGTTCGGAGCGAGCAACCTGCCGGGCTTCGGTCTCAAAAGCAACAGACGCGATAAACTGGCGGGCATCCGTTTTACACAAGCCTTCAGTCCGACTTTCACCAATGAGTTGCGCTTCGCCTTTTCGCGCGCGAAAGATTACACCGACTGGCGGCGGCGCGATGACCCGGCGTTGCTAGACGCGGTCAATGCGCTGTCCCTCTCGAAAGACCCAATCTTCGCCGGGCTGCCGCGCTTCAACATCACGGGTTACGATGTCATTGGTCATCACCAATCGTACCCGGCCATCATCGCGGTCAACGGCTTTCAGTTTTTCGATTCACTCACACTCGTCAAAGACAAACATTCTCTGCGCACGGGTGCTGAGGTCATTCGGACGCAATACTTCCAATACTTCCCCAACAACGCGCGCGGCAACCTCGCCTTTCTGGGCCGCGTCACGGGCAGCACAGCGACACCAGTGCCCTTCGCCGATTTTCTGCTCGGCTTGCCCGACAATACGAGCCGCTTGCTTGATCCCCGCATGAATTATCTGTTCAACACGACCTACGGATTTTTCATCCAGGACGATTACAAGGTCGCGCCACGACTGACGCTCAATCTAGGCTTGCGTTATGACCTGCTCCTGCCTCAGACCGAGAAGTACAACATCCTGTCCAACTTCATTCCCGAGCAAAATCGCATCGTCCAGTCCGGGGACAAGGCTTTCCCCAAAGCGCTGATCAAGACGGACAAGACCAACTTTGCGCCGCGCTTCGGCTTTGCGTGGCAGCCGCTGAACAGCAGCAAATTGGTCGTGCGCGGCGGCTACGGAATTTTCTATACGAACTCGGCGCAAAACGGCATTCGCATTCTGCTGGCCAACAATTTTCCTTTCTCGAACAGTCAGAATTTCCAGCGCAGCACGACCAACCCGCTGGCCTTCACCCTCTCCGATCCGTTTCCGGCTTCGAGCAGTGGCGTGATTGCGACGACGATTCCCACCGGCATCGCGTTCGATACGCCGACCGCCTACATGCAAAATTACAACCTGGCTATCGAACGCGAAGTCTGGCAGCAGACGGCGGTGGAGTTGGCGTATGTCGGTTCGCGCGGCTTGCATCTGTCGCGCAAGTACGACATCAACCAGCAGATTCGCCGCAGTCCCACCGACATCGTGCGCCCGTTCCCGCAATACAGCGGCGCGATTCAGTATGTCAGCTACGGCGGGAGCTCGAATTACCACAGCCTGCAAGCGACGCTGCGCCGCAATTTTCGCAGCGGGGTGGGCTTTCGCGCCAATTTCGTCTGGTCGAAATCCATTGACGATACCTCGGGTTTGACCGGCACCGGCAGCGAAGGCGGCGCGCAGGACTCGCGCAATCTGGGGCTGGAACGTGGTCTGTCCAGCTTCAATCGCCCGCGCGCCTTCACGCTCGACTTCTCCTACCTGCTGCCCTTCGGTAAAGGCAAAAAACATTTCACCGAAGGCCTGGTCAACACGCTCATTGGCGGCTGGCAATTCAACGGCATCGTGCGCATGTACGACGGGCAGCCGTTCACGCCGGGCGTTGCGAGCTTCAACTTTGCCACCGGTGGAGCCAGCCGCCCGGATCAGCTTGGCAGCGGCAAGCTCGATAATCCGACGGTGGAGAAATGGTTCAAGGTCGAAGATTTCGTGCCCGTCCCGACTGGCTCATTCCGCTTTGGCACGGCGGGACGCAACGTTTTGTCCGGCCCGGCGCGCAAACAGGTTGACCTGTCGCTGATGAAAAACTTCGCCCTCAGCGAACGGCAGAAAGTGCAATTCCGCTTTGAGGTTTTCAATGCGCCGAACATTGCCAACTTCTTCCTGCCGGTCGCGAACGTTGACGTGGCGAACGCCGCCACCATCAGCCGTGCGCGCGCCGGACGCGAGATTCAGTTGGCGCTGAAATACATCTTCTGA
- a CDS encoding RNA polymerase sigma factor, which produces MPPDLPVSEITLQAELRTGEELRQAGQETVSLEKKVTRYFEQWRDPVYRYLVAVFGQPELAEEFAQEAFLQLYNTLHSGQSITNIRAWVFRVAHNLAVNQIKQRQFIAPLADEAWEELCRTLKDAAPGPEQRLLQLEKLQRLHAAIARLTQAERECLHLRSKGFRYREMAEILGLSTTTVAETLYRVIEKLARDSNE; this is translated from the coding sequence ATGCCACCGGATTTACCAGTCAGTGAAATCACCTTACAGGCCGAACTGCGGACAGGTGAAGAACTGCGGCAAGCCGGACAGGAAACTGTGAGCCTCGAAAAGAAAGTCACCCGCTATTTTGAACAATGGCGCGACCCGGTCTATCGCTATCTGGTCGCGGTCTTCGGGCAGCCTGAATTGGCTGAGGAATTCGCGCAGGAAGCCTTTCTGCAACTCTACAACACATTGCACAGCGGACAATCCATCACGAATATCCGCGCCTGGGTTTTTCGCGTCGCCCACAATCTGGCCGTCAATCAGATCAAGCAGCGGCAGTTCATTGCGCCGCTCGCTGATGAGGCGTGGGAGGAGCTTTGCCGCACGCTGAAAGACGCCGCGCCCGGACCGGAACAGCGGCTGTTGCAACTGGAAAAGCTGCAACGCTTACACGCCGCGATTGCGCGGCTGACGCAGGCCGAGCGCGAATGCCTGCATCTGAGAAGCAAGGGGTTTCGCTACCGCGAGATGGCCGAGATTCTCGGCCTGAGTACGACCACCGTAGCCGAAACGCTTTATCGAGTAATTGAAAAACTGGCGAGAGACAGTAATGAATGA